A window of Massilia sp. NR 4-1 genomic DNA:
CACGCGCGCGGGCTTCCTGTGGGCGGCGCTGGACCAGCTGCCGGCCCTGCTGACCATGGAGAAGCTGCTGTTCCGCATGATCGGCCTGGGCTTCATGCTGCTTAGCCTGACCGTCCTGTCGGGTGTGGTCTTTTCCGAGGAATTGTTCGGCCGGGCGCTGAAGTGGGACCATAAATCGGTCTTCACCCTGTTGTCCTGGCTGCTGTTTGCGTCGCTGCTGGCGGGCCGCCACTTCCGCGGCTGGCGCGGCAAGACGGCTTTGAGCTTCACCCTGGCCGGTTTTGCGACCTTGCTGCTGGCCTATGTCGGCAGCCGTTTTGTTCTGGAAGTGGTTTTGCACCGAGGATTCGCATGACACGTATTTTGTTCTGGCTGGCCCTGATCTTCCTGGTCATCGCCGCCATCCGCAGCAAGCTGAAATCGGCCAGCCGGCCGCCCGAGCAGCAGCCGGGCCGGCCGCGCGCCGCCGCCGAGGCGCCGCCCCAGGCCGAGGCCATGCTGTGCTGCGCCCACTGCGGCGTGCATTATCCGGCTTCGGAAAACGTGGTCTCCGATGGCCGGAATTACTGCAGTCCCGCCCACGCCGGTTTGCCGGCACCCTGATCCCATCCTCCGGTGAGCACCCGCCCGCAAGTGCTGTCAGCCGAAGCCCGCGAGACATTCTGGCGCTCGCTGCAAACGCTGACCGGCACGCGGGTGGTGATCGCCATCGTCCTGCTGCTCTATCTGAGCTTCGATAGCCGCGGCCTGCGTTCGGCCGGGGATTTCTTCTATGCCGAGATCTGCGCCAGCTATCTGGTGCTGGCCCTGGCTTTCTCGCTGGCGGCCCTGTACTGGCGCCGCCGTTTCATGCTGCAGCTGCTGTCGCAGATCGCCTGCGACCTGGCCGTGATCTCCCTGCTGTATGTGGCGGGCGGCGGCGGCCGCAGCGGCCTGGCCATCCTCTATCTCTTCCCGCTGGCGGGTGCGGCGATCCTGGCGCCGCTGCTGCTGGCGCTGTTCTGCACCTCGCTGGTCACGCTGTTCATGCTGGGCGAGAGCATCTACCGCGGCCTGTTGCTCGAACTCGACGCTTCGGTGCTGCAGGCCGGCCTGTATGGCGCGGCCTTCTTCGCCGCCGTGCTGGTGGTGAACCGCATGGCGGCGCGCCTGATCGGGCAGGAGGAGCTGGCGGTCCAGCGCGGCATCGAGATCGGCGTGCAGCAGGCCGTCAACCGCCTGGTGATGTCGCATGCCGGCGACGGCATCGTGGTGGCGGGCGCCGACGGCCAGATTTATGGCGGCAATCCGGCCGCCCAGCAGATGCTTGGCCTGGTCGGCCTGCGCCTGGACTTCAAGCTGGGCAGCTCGCCCGCCCTGCATCCGCTGGCCCTGGCCTATGCCGACTGGCGCGCCAATCCGGTTCTGTCCACCGTTTTCCTGAGCATCAAGCCGTATACCGATCCAGCCTTGCAGGACGTGACCGCCGCCTGGAGCGCGCGGCGCGATATGGCATCCCACCTCAAGGTGCGCTTCGTTGCCGCCGACACGGCCGGCCTGGGCATCGAGCGCAATGTGATCTTCCTGGAGGACGTGACGGCCATCGAAAACCAGGCGCAGCAACTGAAACTGGCGGCCATGGGGCGGCTCACGGCCAGCATCGCGCACGAGGTGCGCAATCCGCTGGCGGCCATCGACCACGCCACTTCGCTGCTGGCCGAGGATGTGCAAGGCCCGGTGCAGCTGCGCCTTTTGAAGATCGTGGGCGACAATGTGGCGCGCGTCAACCGCATGGTGGAGGACATCCTGCAGCTGTCGCGCAAGGCGCAAAGCCATGCCGAGCCGCTGGAGCTGCCCGAC
This region includes:
- a CDS encoding PAS domain-containing sensor histidine kinase, giving the protein MSTRPQVLSAEARETFWRSLQTLTGTRVVIAIVLLLYLSFDSRGLRSAGDFFYAEICASYLVLALAFSLAALYWRRRFMLQLLSQIACDLAVISLLYVAGGGGRSGLAILYLFPLAGAAILAPLLLALFCTSLVTLFMLGESIYRGLLLELDASVLQAGLYGAAFFAAVLVVNRMAARLIGQEELAVQRGIEIGVQQAVNRLVMSHAGDGIVVAGADGQIYGGNPAAQQMLGLVGLRLDFKLGSSPALHPLALAYADWRANPVLSTVFLSIKPYTDPALQDVTAAWSARRDMASHLKVRFVAADTAGLGIERNVIFLEDVTAIENQAQQLKLAAMGRLTASIAHEVRNPLAAIDHATSLLAEDVQGPVQLRLLKIVGDNVARVNRMVEDILQLSRKAQSHAEPLELPDFLAELKAEFDDVQGLDPRQLCLAGVAPATVRFDPLHLREVLLNLLSNAVRYASATPRSIRIFIVNTPGRALELHVQDDGPGISPEVRAHLFEPFHTTSSKGTGLGLYLARELCLNNEAMLDYEHRYDSEVNPDGSRKSSGRFVITFARSAAR
- a CDS encoding PP0621 family protein codes for the protein MTRILFWLALIFLVIAAIRSKLKSASRPPEQQPGRPRAAAEAPPQAEAMLCCAHCGVHYPASENVVSDGRNYCSPAHAGLPAP